From the genome of Halogranum gelatinilyticum:
ACCGCGAACTCGACAACCTCGAGGCCGCACTCCGCCGCGACCTCGAGGTCACCGCATGAAGCTCACGCTCGCCCAACTCGACCAGACCGCAGGCGACGTCGGGAAGAACCTCAACCGCGCGGAACGCACCGTCGCCGACGCCGCCGAGCGCGGGGCAGACCTCGTCGTTCTCCCGGAGCTGTTCACCGTCGGCTACTTCGCCTTCGAGTCGTACGCCCGCGAGGCGGAGGGACTCGGCGGCGAGACGTTCGGCCGACTGAGCGACCTCGCCGCCGACCACGGTGTCGGTCTCCTCGCCGGGAGCCACGTCGAAGATCTCGAAGCGAGTGCCGCTGCGGGCTACGACGTGCCCGACAACGACGGCCTCGCCAACACGGCGGTCTTCTTCGGCCGCGACGGCGAGATGGAAGCGGTCTACCGTAAGCACCACTTGTTCGGCTACGGCTCTGCCGAATCCCGGCTCCTGACACCCGGCGACTCCCTCGAAACCGTCTCCTTCGAGGGCTTCGAGATCGGGACGACCACCTGTTACGACCTGCGCTTTCCGGAACTCTACCGGTCGCTCGCGGAGGCGGGCGCGACGCTCGTGCTCGTCCCGAGCGCGTGGCCCTACCCACGGGTCGAACACTGGCAGACGCTGCCGCGGGCGCGAGCCATCGAGAACCTCTGTTACGTCGCGACGGTCAACGGTGCCGCGCAGTTCGG
Proteins encoded in this window:
- a CDS encoding carbon-nitrogen family hydrolase, yielding MKLTLAQLDQTAGDVGKNLNRAERTVADAAERGADLVVLPELFTVGYFAFESYAREAEGLGGETFGRLSDLAADHGVGLLAGSHVEDLEASAAAGYDVPDNDGLANTAVFFGRDGEMEAVYRKHHLFGYGSAESRLLTPGDSLETVSFEGFEIGTTTCYDLRFPELYRSLAEAGATLVLVPSAWPYPRVEHWQTLPRARAIENLCYVATVNGAAQFGETRLLGRSTVYDPWGTPLASAGDEPTLVESEVDPDRVAEVRDEFPAWADRRQ